In the Kitasatospora terrestris genome, one interval contains:
- a CDS encoding S8 family serine peptidase, producing the protein MAVLATGALVWGLGAGPAAADSTRDAQWPIRKYDAANKVWPITQGDGVIVAVIDTGVAKHQDLEGQILPGANLSGEAGDERSDESGHGTGMASLIAGRGHGDNAGVIGLAPKARILPVKIAVGGLSDFKGEPGQLAAAIRYSVDHGAKIINMSISGESDKGVRDAISYAVSRDVVLIGASGNGGNHNEPVDYPAAIPGVVAVGGVDEAGKPWAKGNKGPELTLVAPSVSLPHAAGKPTTYVTADGTSGATAYVSAIAALVRAKYPELSAGQVIGRLTSSAVAPPDKSAVPNSNYGYGIASPQRALEANPTVDNGPRENPLLNRPEPQRQDGASASAQASAPASKQPVPGATGGDAAEQKDSGSSSTLLVVGGVVAVLVVLVVVLLVVRRSRNNNGGGPGGPGGPGTPGGGGTGGGGYPQQQPYGAPPQGGYPQQQPPYGAPQQPPAPGGNPYQR; encoded by the coding sequence ATGGCCGTGCTCGCAACCGGAGCCCTCGTGTGGGGCCTCGGCGCGGGCCCAGCCGCTGCGGACAGCACGCGGGACGCGCAGTGGCCCATCAGGAAGTACGACGCCGCCAACAAGGTCTGGCCGATCACCCAGGGCGACGGTGTCATCGTCGCGGTGATCGACACCGGTGTGGCCAAGCACCAGGACCTCGAAGGCCAGATCCTCCCGGGGGCCAACCTCTCGGGCGAGGCGGGGGACGAGCGGTCCGACGAGTCCGGTCACGGAACCGGCATGGCCTCGCTGATCGCGGGGCGCGGCCACGGCGACAACGCCGGCGTCATCGGTCTCGCGCCGAAGGCGAGGATCCTCCCGGTCAAGATCGCGGTCGGTGGCCTTTCGGACTTCAAGGGCGAGCCCGGACAGCTCGCCGCCGCGATCCGCTACTCGGTGGACCACGGCGCAAAGATCATCAACATGTCCATCAGTGGTGAGTCCGACAAGGGAGTTCGGGACGCCATCAGTTATGCGGTCAGCCGCGACGTCGTGCTGATCGGTGCCTCCGGGAACGGTGGCAACCACAACGAACCCGTCGACTACCCTGCGGCGATCCCCGGTGTGGTCGCGGTGGGAGGCGTGGACGAGGCCGGGAAGCCGTGGGCCAAGGGGAACAAGGGGCCCGAGCTCACGCTGGTCGCGCCCAGTGTGAGTCTTCCGCACGCGGCGGGTAAGCCCACCACGTACGTGACGGCCGACGGCACTTCGGGTGCCACCGCTTACGTCTCCGCCATCGCCGCGCTGGTGCGGGCGAAGTACCCCGAGCTGTCGGCCGGTCAGGTGATCGGGCGGTTGACCAGCTCAGCGGTCGCGCCGCCGGACAAGTCCGCGGTGCCGAACAGCAACTACGGCTACGGCATCGCCTCCCCGCAGCGCGCGCTGGAGGCGAACCCGACCGTCGACAACGGGCCGCGGGAGAATCCGCTGCTGAACCGGCCGGAGCCGCAGCGGCAGGACGGCGCGTCGGCCTCGGCGCAGGCGTCCGCGCCGGCGTCGAAGCAGCCGGTGCCCGGCGCCACCGGTGGCGACGCGGCCGAGCAGAAGGACAGCGGCAGCAGCTCGACGCTGCTGGTCGTCGGCGGTGTGGTCGCCGTGCTGGTGGTCCTGGTGGTGGTGCTGCTGGTGGTGCGCCGTTCGCGGAACAACAACGGCGGCGGCCCCGGCGGCCCCGGAGGGCCTGGCACGCCGGGCGGCGGCGGTACGGGTGGTGGCGGGTACCCGCAGCAGCAGCCGTACGGTGCTCCGCCGCAGGGCGGGTACCCGCAGCAGCAGCCGCCGTACGGTGCGCCGCAGCAGCCTCCGGCACCGGGTGGCAATCCGTACCAGCGCTGA
- the nfi gene encoding deoxyribonuclease V (cleaves DNA at apurinic or apyrimidinic sites), which translates to MANRQFPDRGSPAVSVPPDWPTGETEALAEQERLRPQVVTEGPAPDRTPGVLVAGVDVAYDDEKDVVAAAAVLLDYATLEVVEETTAVGPVAFPYLPGLLAFRELPAVTEALRGLTVRPEVVVCDGYGLAHPRRFGLASHLGVLTGLRTIGVAKTPFVFEHREPGPRRGDWSPLLDRGETVGRAVRTREGVKPVFVSVGHRIGLTEAAEITLALAPHYRLPETTRRADSLCRRALAAETAADVQ; encoded by the coding sequence ATGGCGAACCGTCAGTTCCCGGATCGGGGGAGTCCAGCCGTGTCCGTACCGCCCGACTGGCCGACCGGCGAGACCGAGGCCCTCGCCGAGCAGGAACGCCTGCGGCCCCAGGTCGTCACCGAGGGCCCCGCCCCCGACCGGACCCCCGGCGTCCTCGTCGCCGGCGTGGACGTCGCGTACGACGACGAGAAAGACGTCGTCGCCGCGGCGGCCGTCCTGCTCGACTACGCCACGCTGGAGGTCGTCGAGGAGACCACCGCCGTCGGACCGGTCGCCTTCCCGTACCTGCCCGGCCTGCTGGCCTTCCGCGAACTCCCCGCCGTGACCGAGGCGCTGCGCGGACTGACCGTCCGGCCGGAGGTGGTGGTGTGCGACGGGTACGGGCTCGCCCACCCGCGCCGCTTCGGACTCGCCAGCCACCTCGGCGTCCTCACCGGCCTGCGGACCATCGGCGTCGCCAAGACCCCGTTCGTCTTCGAGCACCGGGAGCCGGGCCCCCGGCGTGGCGACTGGAGCCCGCTCCTCGACCGCGGCGAGACCGTCGGCCGCGCCGTCCGCACCCGAGAAGGCGTCAAACCGGTCTTCGTCTCCGTCGGCCACCGCATCGGCCTCACCGAGGCCGCCGAGATCACCCTCGCCCTCGCCCCGCACTACCGGCTGCCCGAGACCACCCGCCGCGCCGACTCCCTGTGCCGGCGGGCCCTCGCCGCCGAGACCGCCGCCGACGTGCAGTGA
- a CDS encoding RDD family protein, with protein MSTYDPSGTEPEEGGKPPFDKQPPPQAPQAPSAGSPYDTPPGYGAPYGAPPGGAGSPYGAGAPQGSPPPPGQPHGAPYGAPGAGPVPGMPPLGSWPNRILARVIDFVLVEVVAVLVLLPFVNYGRQDGWVGATWLGYGLYLVYEGIMLSRDGQTVGKKVMKVRVAMLVDGSSPTPGAAWTRAATFIVPALICCGALWWPIDGLFGVFDKPYRQCIHDKAAKTVVVTTA; from the coding sequence ATGAGCACCTACGACCCCTCAGGCACCGAGCCGGAGGAGGGCGGCAAGCCCCCCTTCGACAAGCAGCCCCCGCCTCAGGCGCCGCAGGCGCCGTCCGCGGGCAGCCCGTACGACACCCCTCCTGGCTACGGCGCTCCGTACGGTGCACCGCCCGGAGGCGCCGGCAGCCCGTACGGCGCCGGTGCTCCCCAGGGCTCCCCGCCCCCGCCCGGCCAGCCCCACGGTGCGCCGTACGGCGCACCCGGCGCGGGGCCGGTCCCCGGCATGCCGCCGCTCGGCAGCTGGCCCAACCGCATCCTCGCCCGCGTGATCGACTTCGTCCTGGTGGAAGTCGTCGCCGTGCTGGTGCTGCTGCCGTTCGTCAACTACGGCAGGCAGGACGGCTGGGTCGGCGCCACCTGGCTCGGCTACGGCCTCTACCTGGTGTACGAGGGCATCATGCTCAGCCGCGACGGCCAGACCGTCGGCAAGAAGGTGATGAAGGTCCGGGTCGCCATGCTGGTCGACGGCAGCTCCCCGACCCCCGGGGCCGCGTGGACCCGGGCCGCGACGTTCATCGTGCCCGCGCTGATCTGCTGCGGTGCCCTGTGGTGGCCGATCGACGGCCTCTTCGGCGTCTTCGACAAGCCGTACCGGCAGTGCATCCACGACAAGGCGGCCAAGACGGTGGTGGTCACCACGGCCTGA